The Pan troglodytes isolate AG18354 chromosome 8, NHGRI_mPanTro3-v2.0_pri, whole genome shotgun sequence genome window below encodes:
- the GJD4 gene encoding gap junction delta-4 protein — MEGVDLLGFLLITLNCNVTMVGKLWFVLTMLLRMLVIVLAGRPVYQDEQERFVCNTLQPGCANVCYDVFSPVSHLRFWLIQGVCVLLPSAVFSVYVLHRGATLAALGPRRCPDPREPASGQRRCPRPCGEGGGLQVPDFSAGYIIHLLLRTLLEAAFGALHYFLFGFLAPKKFPCTRPPCTGVVDCYVSRPTEKSLLMLFLWAVSALSFLLGLADLVCSLRLRMRRRQRPPTNPSIRKQSGASGHAEGRRTDEEDGREEEGAPVPPGARAGGEGAGSPRHTSRVSGHTKIPDEDESEVTSSASEKLGRQPRGRPHREAAQDPRGSGSEEQPSAALSRLAAHPSCSSLQPPDPPASSGGAPHLRARKSEWV; from the exons ATGGAAGGCGTGGACTTGCTAGGGTTTCTCCTCATCACATTAAACTGCAACGTGACCATGGTGG GAAAGCTCTGGTTCGTCCTCACGATGCTGCTGCGGATGCTGGTGATTGTCTTGGCGGGGCGACCCGTCTACCAGGACGAGCAGGAGAGGTTTGTCTGCAACACGCTGCAGCCAGGATGCGCCAATGTTTGCTACGACGTCTTCTCCCCCGTGTCTCACCTGCGGTTCTGGCTGATCCAGGGCGTGTGCGTCCTCCTCCCCTCCGCCGTCTTCAGCGTCTATGTCCTGCACCGAGGAGCCACGCTCGCCGCGCTGGGCCCCCGCCGCTGCCCCGACCCCCGGGAGCCGGCCTCCGGGCAGAGACGCTGCCCGCGGCCATGCGGGGAGGGCGGCGGCCTCCAGGTGCCCGACTTTTCGGCCGGCTACATCATCCACCTCCTCCTCCGGACCCTGCTGGAGGCAGCCTTCGGGGCCTTGCACTACTTTCTCTTTGGATTCCTGGCCCCGAAGAAGTTCCCTTGCACGCGCCCTCCGTGCACGGGCGTGGTGGACTGCTACGTGTCGCGGCCCACAGAGAAGTCCCTGCTGATGCTGTTCCTCTGGGCGGTCAGCGCGCTGTCTTTTCTGCTGGGCCTCGCCGACCTGGTCTGCAGCCTGCGGCTGCGGATGCGCAGGAGGCAGAGACCCCCCACAAACCCCTCCATCCGGAAGCAGAGCGGAGCCTCAGGCCACGCGGAGGGACGCCGGACTGACGAGGAGGATGGGCGGGAGGAAGAGGGGGCACCGGTGCCCCCGGGTGCACGCGCCGGAGGGGAGGGGGCTGGCAGCCCCAGGCATACATCCAGGGTGTCAGGGCACACGAAGATTCCGGATGAGGATGAGAGTGAGGTGACATCCTCCGCCAGCGAAAAGCTGGGCAGACAGCCCCGGGGCAGGCCCCACCGAGAGGCCGCCCAGGACCCCAGGGGCTCAGGATCCGAGGAGCAGCCCTCAGCAGCCCTCAGCCGCCTGGCCGCGCACCCTTCCTGCAGCAGCTTGCAGCCCCCTGACCCGCCTGCCAGCTCTGGTGGTGCTCCCCACCTGAGAGCCAGGAAGTCTGAGTGGGTGTGA